Below is a window of Schistocerca cancellata isolate TAMUIC-IGC-003103 chromosome 4, iqSchCanc2.1, whole genome shotgun sequence DNA.
aaggccggagcaaatgcgtgtgtaggccaaatgctgcgtctcccacgaagaagtagggtacttttggaccttccgtaccaggcagacattggacgtctggaaattccagggaattactttctattgacttccataaactggaccgtctgaacactgaagagtcacagtctttgccataacttcctacgtcgacataaatgaacctgtagttggaatccgctacagccatcagaaccacagaaaagtattctttgtaattgaagtacattgatccgctattaaatggggcagtaagacggatatgttttccatccaccgctcctaagcagtgggggaaattagcagtacgttcaaatccagccgctattgattcccatacctctttggtcggtctttgtatacattcttcccgcagtgatgaccaaattgctgtgcatacatcattaaccactttacttgctgtagaaatcccaattctgtactggaaatgtaagtcagtgaaggaacaaccgcttgccagatacctgaacaaaacgaaaaaaaatcagtgacatttagtttgcagtggacattttttgttacagttttgcttttttctatacaaaattaaaatgttttcatacagttttgtttccttttgatgtaggtatagaagtaatacggaggtggaccaatctacgagactcctttgtgaagtcaaacataaaaattcaagctgcgaaaaaaagtggctcagcagcaaagaaaaagaaaaagtatgtatattctgatcagctgcagtttctaaaaaagctgtatgatgctcgagagacggaggacagttttcaatcggaacgcaccgccagactggaagaagatatagaaacgcagggctccgtcgaaaatactgagaatgtttctgggccatttgatacagcacccacacaacaaacatccaaaagcgagtgccatacaaacagaaaacatagaaaacctgatgcaatcgaaatgaaaatattacgagctctggaagaagacaaaccttgcagcaaaatgtcatttttacttagtctgaagcctcatctggaaaaatttgatgaacaggattatcttcagtttcagatgggagtcctcaaagttatagaaaatatatatgaaaggagaaatatattgacagctcaacctcctccatttacccattacacacctcccatgccctataataatagatttcaagcttattcttattcacctatggaaaatgctgctccaatatcctcttaccatacgcatcagattcgtcctcctccagctgcaccaaacccaactacttttctcgaacaaccattacagacttctcaaggtcgcagttcttatcaacgaattaataaagtgccaccaccatacccttcgccttccacaagtagccatgaaggcccaccatcaacaacgcagttctacaacgtttttgcagagagcctgtcgccacaaagtgacagtacagtcagtcctgctacaaactctttggtttcaactgctgatattgatattgacttttctacttcataatctgagcgtaataaaaatgtaaaacacaaataaataagtaaataaacagaactagtttttatgtattaaattaccttaacgtgatagccagcatttgaacaggttggatgcaattgcggaattgtgtgttttgtcgttgtaacacatcctttagttttctatgtaattcgtcaaacgaggtaatagacattcggaaatagttaaagaatttatttccgtcgttcctcaaatcttcaaagagtgtataaaataaacccacttcgtctcttctctggttaatggggtgtacccacaaaagacgaccttttcttttgcggcgacgatgaagcaaccacaaagcaacaactcgtttacggttcatcttgatacacacattaagcaaactgaatagacaccaacaactggtcacgtcaaaaagccgtgtaatgtgaaagcaacacaggcacggctaaaactcgtacggctttttgccgtacggtcaaaaccgtatagtgtgaaagcggcgtaactCTTTCTTTCCGACCAAAcatgtttctccttttttttctctctctcaaaGCACCAACATCTTTTTTGCGGTTTCCTTACGTCACTCAGCTATGTTTTCGCAGAACAACGTGCACTACTTACTGGATACGAATAGGCGTAATTTTAATGTTACTGTATGACAATTACAGCGTCGAAATCGGAGTAAGGTTTCCCAGAGCACATGCTCCGAGTACGGTTGTGAGTGTCTGACTCTGGTGaccgaagaaagaaaaacattCAGTTCTTTTGAGATACTGTGTTTTAGACGCATGCGAAAGATCAAATGACCAGACAAGGTCACAAATAACGACGTCGTTAGCCAAGTAGCGTCGTAGCCGGGGTAGTTTGTGCTTTTACGAGTCACTGACAACGTCCATACTGACGACGGGTGCGCAACTTCTGAAGAGCAAACTTGCACGCTAGGACACCGGTGCCTCGACTGCCAAGTTTAATGGGCGGAAAGGGCCTTTCAGCGGAGCAGCAGCCGTCTGTCTGCGCTACGTTACCCTGTTTTTGCTATGAGACTCAACTGAATAGAGGACCTGACAGTAGCAGCGACGACAATGATGGTATATTAATAATGCCTCGTTCTGAAGGTTTACTGAAATATGAAGAATCGCGTATGTTTATTCTGGGCAAACCAGACAGCTAATTTTATGCAGTTGACGGGACAGAGAAGTCGTGCCTTTCAGTGTCAAGGCGATAAACTACTTCTGGTTCATCCATAATTATATCCTAGATCACATTCGAATTCTTAAGTATTCTACCGAGAGAAGATATTCCTCAAGCCTTATGCACAATGCATGATTATTCCTGAAACGCTGTGGTTGATTACCATTTGATGTtgtttgtaaaatattaaataatccTACTACATAACATGGGTCACGAAATAAATATGATTATACAAAAGattctttcttcttggtgtatgtaCTGTCTTGGCTAATGAAGTTTTATCTTTGCGGTATAGATCCTTTGGAATATGAACAAGTGTACGTGAAATGTTGAAGTGATGGTATTGTGTTTCGTCTTGTGCTCTGTGTGCGAGATAAGCATATCGTCAGTAAAACAATAAGATTATttaaatatgcagcgtacataatGGTGCACACTGAAATAAATTAATCTTCTAACCTTTCGGTACGTAATCACACTGGCACATCAAGCAAATAGACATAATTACACTAGAAAGGAATCTATCAGTGAAAATTAATGCGCATTTATTGCAAAACTGATGATGGCGCCATACCGCTTGCCAAAAGATACGTGTTAATGAAAGTGACTGAATCTGAAAAACTACCTTATAAATTTAGTAATAGTCGCAGACGTCAAGAAATATCATGTAACGTTGATTAATTTAAGTTTATATTTAAAATTGTGGTGTCTGTTGTATTGGTTTCATTGTGGTGAATTACCAACAAATGACGTCCTTCACTGCAGTGCGAGCCGGAAGGACGTAAGTACGGAACAGCTAGCGGACGGGAGGTTTCAGTTTTAACGAAGCCGCCAATGGAGTCAGTAGGTTGACGTGGGCGCAGCCTAGTGGCGTGTGCCGCCAAGTTCGTGCAAAAGCCTCGGGGAGGTGCCGACAGAGGGCAACAGCAGTAGAGCCGGCTTAGCAGCCGGCTCCCTACTGGCCAGCGGTACAGTGCAACGAATTAAACGCTTATTGCAGACGAGGTGTCCTGGTTACATGAATTAGTAGGGAAAAACTATTCTAATGCATAAGACGTGCATCACTGAAGAAGTTTAATTTCctcttttaatttttacttttgcttcTCTCTATTTTTTGTTTAAAGAATATTTTGCGTTCCGTTAATGCAGTCAACAATATTATAGAGAGAGTTATTTTCACGGTAATCTATTCGGattacaattttctaacattgtcttcaagatgtaattcagtttcataacccaataaaaaaaaaagtggggcattgaaACTCGCCGCAGAAGGCGCATGAAGAAGAGCGAATGGAAGGGCtagaaggggagatgggaggcccaaaaaaataaaaaaaatatatttaaaaaaataaaaaataaatacttacCTACTGAATCAGTAAAGTTACACAGCAGTGATAACGGAACGAATCAATACAGGTCATCTGGAACCCAATGAATAACTTGTACCACTATAATAATTATGCGGCGTAAAGTAGaatatatttacacacatttttgtagtGAATTCTATTTGGAACCATAATAATTTTGCTATCTATTTATCAAAAAGAACAAATAAATGAGATTTTGCATTCGCATCCGCGgatttaattttttcagatgatttGAAACCTTTCATTACGCCCGAGATCCAGCGGTAGAATTGATCCTGGCTACGTTGCGCCAGCCGAAATCGATCCTCATAATTTACATTCCTTTGACGAAGAAGGTGCTGTTTATCAAGTTTACGTTAATTCGTCATAATGTTAAAATCATACTAACTTTCTACGTATCTCAATGTAATAAGCGTTGCGTTGTGTacttgtaaatatatttaagagAAATGTTGATAGATTCACTGATTTTGTACCGTACCGGTACGTTATTTGTATTGTACGTGATATACAAACAGGAATCAGGCTGTGAAGTGAAGATTCATGTGGGAGGAATATCCTCGAAAGCCTTCAGGTAGCTTTGTGAAATATGAATGATTCGGACGTAAGGCAACTGCTGGTTAGGCGGAACAAGATGCATGTTTAATTGTACGGAAAACCAACACATCTGTCCTTTCCATGATACTGCGGATATAGGGGAACTTCGCCGAAAATGAGTAATGATCTCATGTATTACGAATATCATAATACTGATATTGCTCTTTAACTTTTAACTACAGAGCAATTTTTATTGCGCatgggccagtcctgacaaaactctaccatctggtgagcaagatgtatgaaacaggcgaaataccctcagacttcaagaagaatataatcattccaatcccaaagaaagcaggtgttgacagatgtgaaaattaccgaacaatcagtttaataagccacaggtgcaaaatactaacacgaattctttacagacgaatggaaaaacttgtagaagccgacctcggggaagatcagtttggattccgtagaaatactggaacacgtgaggcaatactgaccttacgacttatcttagaagaaagattaagaaaaggcaaacctacgtttctagcatttgtagacttagagaaagcttttgacaatgttgactggaatactctctttcaaattctaaaggtggcaggggtaaaatacagggagcgaaaggctatttacaatttgtacagaaaccagatggcagttataagagttgaggggcatgagagggaagcagcggttgggaagggagtgagacagggttgtagcctctccccgatgttattcaatctgtatattgagcaagcagtaaaggaaacaaaagaaaaattcggggtaggtattaaaatccatggagaagaaataaaaactttgaggttcgccgatgacattgtaattctttcagagacagcaaaggacttggaagagcagttgaacggaatggatggtgtcttgaagggaggatataagatgaacatcaacaaaagcaaaacgaggataatggaatgtagtcgaatcaagtcgggtgaggctgagggtattagattaggaaatgagacacttaaagtagtaaaggagttttgctatttggggagcaaaataactgatgatggtcgaagtagagaggatataaaatgtagactggcaatggcaaggaaagcgtttctgaagaagagaaatttgttaacatcgagtatagatttaagtgtcaggaagtcatttctgaaagtgtttgtatggagtgtagccatgtatggaagtgaaacatggacggtaaatagtttggacaagaagagaatagaagcttttgaaatgtggtgctacagaagaatgctgaagattagatgggtagatcacataactaatgaggaagtattgaataggattggggagaagagaagtttgtggcacaacttgaccagaagtagggatcggttggtaggacatgttcagaggcatcaagggatcaccaatttagtattggaaggcagcgtggagggtaaaaatcatagggggagaccaagagatgaatacactaagcagattcagaaggatgtaggttgcagtaggtactgggagatgaagaagcttgcacaggatagagtagcatggagagctgcatcaaaccagtctcaggactgaagacaacaacaacaacaacaatccgtaGGTACAACCGCAGATATACACACTGGTGTAGACGGAGTGTAGGTAGTATTGCTGATATTCAGGAACATCAGCATCCACGCAGATCTTCAGCTAAAGTAGACTACTTATATGTGAAGAGAGACAAAAACTGGAAAATCTGATTATTGAGACGAAAAGAGAAATAAGACAGCTGGTTCGACAAGTATTTGGAGGAAGCAGGCACACTCTATAAGAAACATTTTCAATCGGATCTGAAAATCGTGAGATCCGTAGAAACCTAACAGAAAACTGGCGGTGCGGAATTCTGCAGATATTGCTTATaacgttgtaagatggcaagaactatgccccttacatgaagtcattaaagatcacctaactcacgttgagcgaacagtagggctgaacaaaatgactgacaaggcacaatgcatcttgtagagggtatagtatggaagtattggaataattaatgtcgggtgatggttttaaaataattcacacgacatgaaaactttttggaaacgagtcgatttactggacgctagtttaccccagggaagtatttagagttgaccgtggccggctggggaacggcgacaataggcagcttagggcggctgaagctctgagaaagcggtaacgcggcgcggcctccagccgccttaagatgagtgcttgaccccgactccatgctggtgtaccgggaagcagacggagaacttgtacgcctgttgataaatgtccgtcatcccgttttcagggaaacatgcgagaaagccgcgcaaagctacagtggagtggtcaacagaggtcaaaatatgcgtgttcgtgactatagtaacttcacgctgaattcacggtccgcagagtctgaagtaaatcaggtaaagagcgacagaatgaaatacgccggcctccgatgggaatgtaggaccgaggaatttgaagtactctcctgggagtcagaattccggaaaaattggtgtttgtgcagacgctaaccttgatgggtgacctgggaggagctaaataacagaagttgagaggaagggaaattttgtgggaatttgttcacttccctagcaggcattggtcggcgctgggaagcgacgcataattaacgcgacttgcgctgcaattggcgtaagtgattttgctggaggggaaaccgaagcgaagagcggactgtgagaagtctccgtagaggtcttccgttcccagtttgcctagagtgtggacgtggcgttctttactcagcttgcctgagaaagagtgagcatctctgcagtttaggacttagcaaatggaacgattgagcgtggagatagaaagttttggttcagctatgtactgagcaagatagataGGAGTGAagagacgagcgcagccttgcagcaccacgaggtcagccgacgtctgcacaacaacgccgctccgccacgctgtattcggtgatattgcgcccgctccggccactgattaatttgttggatcacgtcggcaaagtttccacgagggtttcatgggccgtgtattgtagaattcttctcgcacttcgcattacgcctgggtcagtcgataggaattacttttgagttaacgcgctttactccacgcaaacgcaatttattaccactgcctgataggagagtcttgtaatgtgatgattgaaggtcgggagttaaaataaatttgtgctaatcgactgcatctgttttcaatcaaatagttgaaatcccaagtcactttcttaattaattttatgttcaacatttgcatctggtgttcaatagctgaatataacatcaatgtgcacccctttttaattaaaagtgatcaattttgaataaattaatgtcaacactgccaccgcagttcaatcaggagtcacagggccatattacttttttgtgttatccgatattgcggcagttttgcactctctgttgatctgttagtcaattagttggggtgaacacacgccaaaaccagttaagtgacgggtggggtgttacaacgtgCCCATGAGACACAAGAACACCACCTACATCCAGAACGGGGAAATATATCGAGGCGCATTTTTCGCGAACACTCTCACAACGgctagtaatttttaacatttatagctttcacatctccagctggggcccatttgttggatattacttttgttttggaaaggttcatgttcaagccaaccagctgacattccgatgcaagatctgtaactaagttttggagctttgcgaagtctttggccagtgaggcaatatcatcagcaaatctcaagttggtaagccttcttccattaattctaattcccttaccttcccagctcagctgtgacatagccatttccaatacagcagagaacagttttgaggagatgggatcgccttgcttgacacccctcatgttGCGGAATTCTTTATTTTGTTAAATGGAACGTAGCATTGTAAAGTGCCTTCGAAGAGGACTAAAAAGACATAACATATGAGGAACTTACTGGAATACTGCAAAAAAACATTGCCCTTCCGTCAGGAGAAGAGGCTTCCACAAGCATCTCCCCGTACTGTGTAAAATGTAAGCAAACTCATAACTCATGTACGGTGTGTGTGGTTATCTGTGCGCTTGAAATCCATCCGTCTGTGCTGTGCAATCGTAGTGATCGTGTAACTTGTTCGTGAAGCCATTTAGTCTCTCACAGTGTATGTGACAGTCGGAAAAGTGGACATAGACGTCGTTAATGACGAAAGTCGTCCAACTGTTAGAGGAGCGGTGaggatgccctccgccacacaccgttgggtggcttgcggagtataaatgtagatgtagatgtagaagctatcTTCGTCGTTCCACGCCGTCACGATTTTTCTCTGCAGACATTATAAAAAAAGGGAACTGTAAGTGTGAATAATAATATATGCCAACGAGAAAGAACAGCAACTGATGAGAGAAAAGCAATTAACATTTTAGCAGCGGTAATATACAAGCTACATGTCACTAGAAGGCAGCTGAGGTGTGCCACTGAGGTCAGTCAAGGGAGTGTTCTGTGAGTACTACAGTCCATCGAATTTCAGCCTTTCCACATTTGGCTCCATCAGCAGCTTCATGGCAGTGACTTTAAAATCGGTTACACCTCTCCGACGGGGCCTGCGAAAATtgctaagttcaaaaaatggctctgagcactatgggacttaacttctgaggtcatcagtctcctagaacttagaactaattaaacctaactaacctaaggacatcacacacatccatgcccgaggcaggattcgaacctgcgaccgtagtgatcgcgcggttccagactgtagcgcctagaaccgctcggccactccggccagcaattgCTAAGTAATGGGGCGTTTATGTTCAGGATTTTGTTTATGAACGAAGCATTGTTTACAAACAATCGACGAATTAGTCTCCGCAGTAAGCGCTACTCATTAATTGATTACgtccttctctgcctcgtgatggctgggtgttgtgtgctgtccttagtttagttaggtttaagtagttctaagttctaggggacttatgaccacagcagttgagtcccatagtgctcagagccatttttttgattacgTCCTCAGTCTGTTAGCGTGTAGTGCGGCCTTATAAAGAGTCCCTGTTtcaaaaatgaatttgaaacagtCTTGgcctcaataaaatatttatttaaactcGCCTGTCCTTCTTATTACAGAAGCTTATTCGCCCAGATCACTTAAAAATGCACAATGATTACTAGCTTCAGAGAAATTAAATCGCCATCATCAGATCAtatgtacagaaaaaaaaatttacaggcCCGTCCATTTCGtcgactgttcacagtaactggaCACAACTGTGATGTACATAAAGGCACAATTATGGAAAATTCTAATGTCAAACCAACAAA
It encodes the following:
- the LOC126183310 gene encoding uncharacterized protein LOC126183310, giving the protein MDEIDTELLITLVEVRPVLWDKTLDAYRDRIATKNAWREVCVALKQDFDEMEDKDKNAFGIEVIRRWTNLRDSFVKSNIKIQAAKKSGSAAKKKKKYVYSDQLQFLKKLYDARETEDSFQSERTARLEEDIETQGSVENTENVSGPFDTAPTQQTSKSECHTNRKHRKPDAIEMKILRALEEDKPCSKMSFLLSLKPHLEKFDEQDYLQFQMGVLKVIENIYERRNILTAQPPPFTHYTPPMPYNNRFQAYSYSPMENAAPISSYHTHQIRPPPAAPNPTTFLEQPLQTSQGRSSYQRINKVPPPYPSPSTSSHEGPPSTTQFYNVFAESLSPQSDSTVSPATNSLVSTADIDIDFSTS